In the genome of Cryptomeria japonica chromosome 8, Sugi_1.0, whole genome shotgun sequence, one region contains:
- the LOC131048429 gene encoding receptor-like protein 52 isoform X1, with the protein MAATVGNSCGMICSEKSGTLIQMLWLGLAVAFTTTSANVITNGNSSYSANVFSLYSLRMDATFSVVKGSMLGEYDTLDQGDVQGLLSFRKCITADPTQALSSWTTSNAQHMCSWNGVLCTKRSKRVVAVTLPHLELEGTISPSIGTLSLLDTLNLTNNSFSGRIPPQLGQLKALSIIDLSSNKLEGFIPKSLSNCMHLRRILLSVNNLTGSIPAEYGVLSKLEHLILSYNSLTGNIPISLSNCTHLKVISLAENNLTGVIPPEFGRLGMLEGLFLENNGLTGSIPISLSNCTSLLGFSMSYNSLTGSIPPVLCSIKGLSYLYFESNLLTGNIPPLSNCSELYFITFAHNSLTGDIPSELGRLGKLQFLYLQSNNFMSPIPLSLGNCSSLEILFLGDNLLSGTIPPELGNLKALVKLSLYGPGNLTGHIPLELGNCSNLESIDISRNQMKGPLPMSILKLPLTTLDLSYNLFEGRLPYAIFNRTQLTTLQLSENNFTGSIPEDIGNLNKIVSLGFGSNGFTGILPKGIRNLTKLENMFFDSNNFTGKIPLGIGEMQSLKILHLYRNNFVGPIPHSVGQLKNLSEFIIYSNNLSGVIPQSIGGLISLTILDLSWNLFEGGLPYGIFSMTQLTMLQVSVNKFDGSIPEEIGNLNKLVYLGFGSNRFTGVLPKGLRNLTELEYMSFDTNNFTGKIPVAIGEFQSLKRLYLQKNSFTGPIPHSICQLKDLSQLVIYSNNLSGVIPQSIGGLTSLKLFDASDNGLTGKIPLSIGKCSHLTDLILANNLLSGRIPATLGNCTALKKLKLSSNSFYGDLEIEFSSSIEVLSAHSNNFSGTLPASLANYRQLTLLDFSYNRLTGEFPSHLLTNCQELRVISLGSNMLKGNIPLAINDLSRLQVMDLSNNNFYGKIPSSLGNLQGFKNSGINGSTLYEDLPSITMKGNVYSLVYVLATNTILDLSNNNLSGEIPASMGNLSQMRLLNLSGNHLKGGIPASLGEISSLEQLDLSRNNLSGQIPEELSKLYLLAYFNVSFNSLCGRIPGGPQFATFDKIFYRGNPPCLCNYPFPKCKKVTSAPPPPPYAKKSVWSRIDEHVSVVAVGLGWGLGFGATISVIIWWDTLWRCIMAFKIRGFNGLTGSQTCSWSLNYSPHFTFHSSTSTATGSADRFSR; encoded by the exons ATGGCCGCTACGGTGGGCAATTCATGCGGAATGATTTGTTCAGAAAAGTCAGGCACGTTGATTCAAATGCTGTGGTTGGGTTTGGCAGTGGCATTCACGACAACCTCTGCCAATGTAATAACGAATGGCAACAGTTCTTATTCTGCTAATGTCTTCTCTCTGTATAGCCTTAGAATGGATGCAACGTTTTCTGTTGTGAAAGGTAGTATGCTGGGGGAATATGATACTTTGGATCAGGGGGACGTGCAGGGTCTACTCTCTTTCAGAAAATGCATTACAGCCGATCCCACCCAAGCGCTCTCTAGCTGGACTACTTCTAATGCACAGCACATGTGCTCATGGAACGGAGTTTTGTGCACAAAGCGATCCAAAAGAGTTGTGGCCGTAACTCTACCTCACTTGGAACTCGAAGGTACCATTTCTCCCTCTATAGGAACCCTGTCCTTACTGGACACTTTGAATCTCACTAATAACTCTTTCAGCGGAAGGATTCCACCTCAGCTTGGCCAACTGAAAGCCTTAAGTATAATAGACCTCAGTTCTAATAAATTGGAAGGTTTCATCCCGAAATCTCTCTCGAATTGCATGCACCTTCGGCGAATTTTACTTTCTGTAAACAACTTGACCGGGAGCATACCTGCAGAATATGGTGTTCTCAGCAAGTTGGAGCATCTCATCTTGTCCTATAATAGTCTGACTGGAAACATTCCAATTTCTCTGAGCAACTGCACACATCTTAAAGTGATTTCACTAGCAGAAAACAATTTGACTGGGGTAATACCACCAGAATTTGGCCGCCTGGGCATGCTGGAGGGACTCTTCTTGGAGAACAATGGTCTGACTGGAAGTATTCCAATTTCACTGAGCAACTGTACCTCTCTCCTTGGATTCAGCATGAGCTACAACAGTCTCACGGGTTCGATTCCTCCTGTTTTGTGTTCGATAAAAGGTCTGTCATATCTCTACTTTGAAAGCAACTTGCTGACTGGTAACATCCCTCCTTTAAGTAATTGCTCTGAATTGTATTTTATTACATTTGCTCACAACAGCTTGACTGGAGATATTCCTTCCGAACTGGGTAGGCTGGGCAAATTACAATTCCTTTACCTGCAGTCTAACAATTTCATGTCTCCAATTCCACTGTCTCTGGGTAATTGTTCTTCCCTTGAAATATTGTTTCTGGGTGATAACTTGCTGTCTGGCACCATACCACCTGAATTAGGAAATTTGAAAGCGCTTGTTAAATTATCCTTATATGGCCCCGGAAATCTAACTGGTCACATTCCACTAGAATTAGGGAACTGTAGTAATCTTGAATCGATTGATATTTcacgaaatcaaatgaagggaccacTGCCCATGAGCATCTTGAAGCTTCCTCTAACAACACTTGATTTAAGTTATAATCTTTTTGAAGGCAGATTACCATATGCCATCTTCAATAGGACCCAGTTGACTACTTTACAACTTAGTGAAAATAATTTCACCGGATCAATTCCAGAGGACATAGGAAATCTGAACAAGATCGTCTCTTTGGGTTTTGGTTCTAATGGATTTACAGGTATCCTACCCAAAGGAATACGCAATTTAACAAAACTTGAAAATATGTTCTTTGACTCGAACAATTTCACGGGGAAAATTCCATTGGGTATAGGAGAGATGCAATCTTTGAAAATTCTGCATCTGTATAGAAACAATTTTGTTGGACCTATACCCCATAGTGTTGGTCAGCTCAAGAATCTTAGTGAGTTTATCATCTACAGCAATAATCTTTCTGGTGTTATTCCTCAAAGCATTGGTGGATTGATTTCACTAACAATCCTTGATTTAAGTTGGAATCTTTTTGAAGGCGGATTACCTTATGGCATCTTCAGTATGACCCAGTTGACTATGCTACAAGTTAGTGTAAATAAGTTCGATGGATCCATTCCAGAGGAGATAGGAAATCTGAACAAGCTCGTCTACTTGGGTTTTGGTTCAAATAGATTTACAGGTGTCCTACCCAAAGGATTACGCAATTTAACAGAACTTGAATATATGTCCTTCGACACAAACAATTTCACGGGGAAAATTCCAGTGGCCATAGGAGAGTTCCAGTCTTTGAAACGTTTGTATTTGCAGAAAAACAGTTTTACTGGACCTATACCTCATAGCATTTGTCAGCTCAAGGATCTGAGTCAGCTTGTCATATACAGCAATAATCTTTCTGGTGTTATTCCTCAAAGCATTGGTGGGTTGACTTCCCTAAAGTTATTCGATGCATCCGATAATGGGCTAACAGGAAAAATTCCCCTATCCATAGGGAAGTGTAGTCATCTAACAGATCTGATACTGGCCAACAACCTTTTGTCCGGAAGAATTCCAGCAACGCTGGGTAACTGCACAGCCCTAAAGAAGCTAAAGTTGTCAAGTAACTCATTCTATGGAGATCTAGAAATTGAATTTTCTTCTTCTATAGAAGTTCTGTCTGCTCATTCTAACAACTTTTCTGGAACCCTGCCTGCATCGCTGGCCAATTATAGACAGCTTACGCTTCTTGATTTCAGCTATAATAGGTTGACAGGTGAGTTTCCTTCACACTTGCTTACAAATTGTCAAGAGCTGAGAGTTATAAGCCTTGGCTCAAATATGCTTAAAGGGAATATTCCTCTAGCAATAAACGATCTCAGCAGATTGCAAGTGATGGACTTATCCAATAATAATTTTTATGGAAAAATTCCTTCTTCTCTGGGGAATCTGCAGGGATTTAAAAACTCCGGAATTAATGGCAGTACCCTCTATGAGGATCTACCGAGCATAACAATGAAAGGAAACGTGTATTCACTAGTATATGTGCTGGCAACAAACACAATACTTGATCTGTCAAACAACAATTTAAGTGGTGAAATACCGGCAAGCATGGGGAATCTATCTCAGATGAGGTTGTTAAATCTAAGTGGAAATCATCTGAAAGGTGGGATACCGGCATCTTTGGGGGAAATATCAAGCTTGGAGCAGTTGGACTTATCCCGAAATAATTTGAGTGGACAGATACCCGAAGAATTGTCTAAATTGTACCTCTTGGCCTATTTCAATGTTTCATTTAACAGTCTATGTGGGCGAATACCAGGAGGGCCACAGTTTGCAACTTTTGATAAAATATTCTACAGGGGAAACCCACCTTGTTTGTGCAATTACCCTTTTCCTAAGTGCAAAAAGGTTACATCggccccaccaccaccaccatatGCGAAGAAGTCAGTGTGGAGCAGAATAGATGAACATGTCTCAGTAGTTGCTGTGGGGTTGGGATGGGGGCTTGGATTTGGTGCAACAATTTCAGTTATAATCTGGTGGGATACACTGTGGCGTTGCATTATGGCTTTCAAAATCAGAGGCTTTAATGGACTTACAGGTTCCCAGACATGTAGTTGGAGTTTGAACTACAGCCCTCATTTTACATTTCACTCATCCACATCAACGGCCACTG GATCTGCAGATCGGTTTTCCCGCTAG
- the LOC131048429 gene encoding receptor-like protein 52 isoform X2, translating into MAATVGNSCGMICSEKSGTLIQMLWLGLAVAFTTTSANVITNGNSSYSANVFSLYSLRMDATFSVVKGSMLGEYDTLDQGDVQGLLSFRKCITADPTQALSSWTTSNAQHMCSWNGVLCTKRSKRVVAVTLPHLELEGTISPSIGTLSLLDTLNLTNNSFSGRIPPQLGQLKALSIIDLSSNKLEGFIPKSLSNCMHLRRILLSVNNLTGSIPAEYGVLSKLEHLILSYNSLTGNIPISLSNCTHLKVISLAENNLTGVIPPEFGRLGMLEGLFLENNGLTGSIPISLSNCTSLLGFSMSYNSLTGSIPPVLCSIKGLSYLYFESNLLTGNIPPLSNCSELYFITFAHNSLTGDIPSELGRLGKLQFLYLQSNNFMSPIPLSLGNCSSLEILFLGDNLLSGTIPPELGNLKALVKLSLYGPGNLTGHIPLELGNCSNLESIDISRNQMKGPLPMSILKLPLTTLDLSYNLFEGRLPYAIFNRTQLTTLQLSENNFTGSIPEDIGNLNKIVSLGFGSNGFTGILPKGIRNLTKLENMFFDSNNFTGKIPLGIGEMQSLKILHLYRNNFVGPIPHSVGQLKNLSEFIIYSNNLSGVIPQSIGGLISLTILDLSWNLFEGGLPYGIFSMTQLTMLQVSVNKFDGSIPEEIGNLNKLVYLGFGSNRFTGVLPKGLRNLTELEYMSFDTNNFTGKIPVAIGEFQSLKRLYLQKNSFTGPIPHSICQLKDLSQLVIYSNNLSGVIPQSIGGLTSLKLFDASDNGLTGKIPLSIGKCSHLTDLILANNLLSGRIPATLGNCTALKKLKLSSNSFYGDLEIEFSSSIEVLSAHSNNFSGTLPASLANYRQLTLLDFSYNRLTGEFPSHLLTNCQELRVISLGSNMLKGNIPLAINDLSRLQVMDLSNNNFYGKIPSSLGNLQGFKNSGINGSTLYEDLPSITMKGNVYSLVYVLATNTILDLSNNNLSGEIPASMGNLSQMRLLNLSGNHLKGGIPASLGEISSLEQLDLSRNNLSGQIPEELSKLYLLAYFNVSFNSLCGRIPGGPQFATFDKIFYRGNPPCLCNYPFPKCKKVTSAPPPPPYAKKSVWSRIDEHVSVVAVGLGWGLGFGATISVIIWWDTLWRCIMAFKIRGFNGLTGSQTCSWSLNYSPHFTFHSSTSTATVDSSQ; encoded by the exons ATGGCCGCTACGGTGGGCAATTCATGCGGAATGATTTGTTCAGAAAAGTCAGGCACGTTGATTCAAATGCTGTGGTTGGGTTTGGCAGTGGCATTCACGACAACCTCTGCCAATGTAATAACGAATGGCAACAGTTCTTATTCTGCTAATGTCTTCTCTCTGTATAGCCTTAGAATGGATGCAACGTTTTCTGTTGTGAAAGGTAGTATGCTGGGGGAATATGATACTTTGGATCAGGGGGACGTGCAGGGTCTACTCTCTTTCAGAAAATGCATTACAGCCGATCCCACCCAAGCGCTCTCTAGCTGGACTACTTCTAATGCACAGCACATGTGCTCATGGAACGGAGTTTTGTGCACAAAGCGATCCAAAAGAGTTGTGGCCGTAACTCTACCTCACTTGGAACTCGAAGGTACCATTTCTCCCTCTATAGGAACCCTGTCCTTACTGGACACTTTGAATCTCACTAATAACTCTTTCAGCGGAAGGATTCCACCTCAGCTTGGCCAACTGAAAGCCTTAAGTATAATAGACCTCAGTTCTAATAAATTGGAAGGTTTCATCCCGAAATCTCTCTCGAATTGCATGCACCTTCGGCGAATTTTACTTTCTGTAAACAACTTGACCGGGAGCATACCTGCAGAATATGGTGTTCTCAGCAAGTTGGAGCATCTCATCTTGTCCTATAATAGTCTGACTGGAAACATTCCAATTTCTCTGAGCAACTGCACACATCTTAAAGTGATTTCACTAGCAGAAAACAATTTGACTGGGGTAATACCACCAGAATTTGGCCGCCTGGGCATGCTGGAGGGACTCTTCTTGGAGAACAATGGTCTGACTGGAAGTATTCCAATTTCACTGAGCAACTGTACCTCTCTCCTTGGATTCAGCATGAGCTACAACAGTCTCACGGGTTCGATTCCTCCTGTTTTGTGTTCGATAAAAGGTCTGTCATATCTCTACTTTGAAAGCAACTTGCTGACTGGTAACATCCCTCCTTTAAGTAATTGCTCTGAATTGTATTTTATTACATTTGCTCACAACAGCTTGACTGGAGATATTCCTTCCGAACTGGGTAGGCTGGGCAAATTACAATTCCTTTACCTGCAGTCTAACAATTTCATGTCTCCAATTCCACTGTCTCTGGGTAATTGTTCTTCCCTTGAAATATTGTTTCTGGGTGATAACTTGCTGTCTGGCACCATACCACCTGAATTAGGAAATTTGAAAGCGCTTGTTAAATTATCCTTATATGGCCCCGGAAATCTAACTGGTCACATTCCACTAGAATTAGGGAACTGTAGTAATCTTGAATCGATTGATATTTcacgaaatcaaatgaagggaccacTGCCCATGAGCATCTTGAAGCTTCCTCTAACAACACTTGATTTAAGTTATAATCTTTTTGAAGGCAGATTACCATATGCCATCTTCAATAGGACCCAGTTGACTACTTTACAACTTAGTGAAAATAATTTCACCGGATCAATTCCAGAGGACATAGGAAATCTGAACAAGATCGTCTCTTTGGGTTTTGGTTCTAATGGATTTACAGGTATCCTACCCAAAGGAATACGCAATTTAACAAAACTTGAAAATATGTTCTTTGACTCGAACAATTTCACGGGGAAAATTCCATTGGGTATAGGAGAGATGCAATCTTTGAAAATTCTGCATCTGTATAGAAACAATTTTGTTGGACCTATACCCCATAGTGTTGGTCAGCTCAAGAATCTTAGTGAGTTTATCATCTACAGCAATAATCTTTCTGGTGTTATTCCTCAAAGCATTGGTGGATTGATTTCACTAACAATCCTTGATTTAAGTTGGAATCTTTTTGAAGGCGGATTACCTTATGGCATCTTCAGTATGACCCAGTTGACTATGCTACAAGTTAGTGTAAATAAGTTCGATGGATCCATTCCAGAGGAGATAGGAAATCTGAACAAGCTCGTCTACTTGGGTTTTGGTTCAAATAGATTTACAGGTGTCCTACCCAAAGGATTACGCAATTTAACAGAACTTGAATATATGTCCTTCGACACAAACAATTTCACGGGGAAAATTCCAGTGGCCATAGGAGAGTTCCAGTCTTTGAAACGTTTGTATTTGCAGAAAAACAGTTTTACTGGACCTATACCTCATAGCATTTGTCAGCTCAAGGATCTGAGTCAGCTTGTCATATACAGCAATAATCTTTCTGGTGTTATTCCTCAAAGCATTGGTGGGTTGACTTCCCTAAAGTTATTCGATGCATCCGATAATGGGCTAACAGGAAAAATTCCCCTATCCATAGGGAAGTGTAGTCATCTAACAGATCTGATACTGGCCAACAACCTTTTGTCCGGAAGAATTCCAGCAACGCTGGGTAACTGCACAGCCCTAAAGAAGCTAAAGTTGTCAAGTAACTCATTCTATGGAGATCTAGAAATTGAATTTTCTTCTTCTATAGAAGTTCTGTCTGCTCATTCTAACAACTTTTCTGGAACCCTGCCTGCATCGCTGGCCAATTATAGACAGCTTACGCTTCTTGATTTCAGCTATAATAGGTTGACAGGTGAGTTTCCTTCACACTTGCTTACAAATTGTCAAGAGCTGAGAGTTATAAGCCTTGGCTCAAATATGCTTAAAGGGAATATTCCTCTAGCAATAAACGATCTCAGCAGATTGCAAGTGATGGACTTATCCAATAATAATTTTTATGGAAAAATTCCTTCTTCTCTGGGGAATCTGCAGGGATTTAAAAACTCCGGAATTAATGGCAGTACCCTCTATGAGGATCTACCGAGCATAACAATGAAAGGAAACGTGTATTCACTAGTATATGTGCTGGCAACAAACACAATACTTGATCTGTCAAACAACAATTTAAGTGGTGAAATACCGGCAAGCATGGGGAATCTATCTCAGATGAGGTTGTTAAATCTAAGTGGAAATCATCTGAAAGGTGGGATACCGGCATCTTTGGGGGAAATATCAAGCTTGGAGCAGTTGGACTTATCCCGAAATAATTTGAGTGGACAGATACCCGAAGAATTGTCTAAATTGTACCTCTTGGCCTATTTCAATGTTTCATTTAACAGTCTATGTGGGCGAATACCAGGAGGGCCACAGTTTGCAACTTTTGATAAAATATTCTACAGGGGAAACCCACCTTGTTTGTGCAATTACCCTTTTCCTAAGTGCAAAAAGGTTACATCggccccaccaccaccaccatatGCGAAGAAGTCAGTGTGGAGCAGAATAGATGAACATGTCTCAGTAGTTGCTGTGGGGTTGGGATGGGGGCTTGGATTTGGTGCAACAATTTCAGTTATAATCTGGTGGGATACACTGTGGCGTTGCATTATGGCTTTCAAAATCAGAGGCTTTAATGGACTTACAGGTTCCCAGACATGTAGTTGGAGTTTGAACTACAGCCCTCATTTTACATTTCACTCATCCACATCAACGGCCACTG TTGATAGCAGTCAATGA